In Aegilops tauschii subsp. strangulata cultivar AL8/78 chromosome 3, Aet v6.0, whole genome shotgun sequence, one genomic interval encodes:
- the LOC141042670 gene encoding uncharacterized protein, translated as MSFPAPCDNEDRELFASATSVQLGNGKSALFWTCNWIESSTLHREFPTLFQHSRRKNRTVEDALTEDKWVRDLRHGNTAEIALEFLQMWRKIQGAGIVLSSEEDKISWVAGRGGGSYSARAAYNIQTNEVSSSGIKAACWKAWAPGTVKIFAWLLLKDRLWCNDRLQRRGWPNGYFCTCCNRNLESSTHLFWDCPFARSVWQTASSRVVCAALKEKREASHSSLRHWERLTALTPQSCRKGFRTMLLLITWELWKERNACVFRGKMPQTEDVQRAIRGTLELWRLAGARCLQPPFGEDVAR; from the coding sequence ATGAGCTTTCCAGCCCCATGCGACAATGAGGACCGCGAGTTGTTTGCATCTGCTACCTCGGTGCAGTTGGGCAACGGAAAATCTGCGCTCTTCTGGACATGCAACTGGATCGAGTCTTCCACGCTGCACCGTGAGTTCCCAACTCTGTTTCAGCATTCAAGAAGGAAGAACAGGACGGTGGAAGATGCGTTGACAGAGGACAAATGGGTGCGAGATCTTAGACATGGAAACACAGCAGAGATTGCTCTTGAGTTCTTACAAATGTGGAGGAAGATTCAGGGAGCAGGCATCGTGCTTTCCTCCGAAGAGGACAAGATCAGCTGGGTCGCAGGAAGAGGAGGAGGTTCTTACTCGGCCAGAGCTGCGTACAATATTCAAACCAATGAAGTTTCTTCCTCGGGAATCAAAGCAGCATGCTGGAAGGCTTGGGCGCCAGGCACAGTGAAGATTTTCGCCTGGCTTCTCCTCAAGGACAGGCTATGGTGCAACGATCGTCTGCAACGTCGAGGATGGCCTAATGGGTATTTCTGCACCTGCTGCAACAGAAATTTGGAGAGTTCCACACACCTTTTCTGGGACTGCCCTTTCGCCCGATCAGTCTGGCAGACGGCGTCTTCAAGAGTTGTCTGTGCAGCGCTAAAGGAGAAGCGGGAAGCGAGCCACAGCTCTCTCAGGCACTGGGAACGGCTTACCGCCCTGACGCCTCAAAGCTGCAGAAAGGGTTTCAGGACAATGTTGCTGCTGATCACCTGGGAGCTTTGGAAAGAGAGGAACGCATGCGTCTTCAGAGGAAAAATGCCACAGACGGAGGATGTTCAGCGAGCCATCAGGGGCACGCTGGAGCTCTGGCGGCTTGCAGGAGCACGATGCCTTCAGCCCCCGTTCGGGGAAGATGTAGCGAGATAA